In Aureibaculum algae, the following are encoded in one genomic region:
- a CDS encoding ligand-binding sensor domain-containing protein has product MRAFLLLFFFGYCYLYSFQTIAQNVMLQFQDISFEDGISDSRVGNVIQDKEGFVWLTSRLGIDKYNGQTMKSYQFLQEKQAEINTLIQSDKGNILVATTRGLYFLNTEKDKFDLWQSQDSVLNNHLDSNIHTINQLKDGKFICSSATGFVFTLSFEERDSTTTHQFLKFPNGSTENYGTALFQDKNEVVWMGTSRGDLWVYKGDGFKPTSFTKSNNKVYINDIVVDEIGEIWIGTNGNGLFQYNPDLHRIKHYMSSNSNTSQSINNNMILCLYADTKNNIWIGTDGGGLNLYSKTNNKFSYFQSDSYSKYSISDNAILDISPGQDNVIWTGTVHGGISYFKNNMTLYNIPPSKLGIDQKDKQESRILQANDGDLWLTAGRNGLRRYNPKTGKLSLFTDNPEDESDLSGSNILSLYEDDQGRIWIGTLYGGLNIFNPKTDKFLKAEDWHKPRAIFTITQDKDDYIWVGSNTGIVVYNADLKIIEKYDINANLGLTSNVITSFYKDVKDEMWIGTAAGLNVFQQGRFKSYLPIQGDSNSISGSRILSIAEDDNLSVLIGTNGYGLNRYIRSSDTFKRIGKKEGLEATFIRGILQDDEKNIWCSTNLGLSKISPDGNVMNFNTYDGITPFKNSKASYGFNGYIYTANSFGLTYFKANDLTNNHSLNPNVFFTNISLINKKGIEVIPFKNYLKNELEINQLILPADNVMLTLGFATSNYWDPKKNTYTYKLDGFHKQWQTIGNQQILTFSNLKPGDYRLQIKALNNEGIESTHIASLNITALPSFWEKPWVIRSLFLLGIAMVFGLFKWRMSFINFQKRKLELMVKRKTELVETQTKKIYKNNLDLLNAEKANQELSQRQLENELNFKTDELTNHTLREIHKNKLLSKIKNDIAKEAKQNNNNNNLKAIVNLIDDSLNLDKDWDDFYNLFQQVHPSFISNLKKNWPNISDRELKLCALIRLNFSSQHIATLFGISESSIKVARHRLRKKLEIEENQSFQDFFERLMLEVST; this is encoded by the coding sequence ATGCGTGCATTCTTATTACTATTCTTTTTTGGTTATTGCTATTTATATTCTTTCCAAACCATAGCACAAAATGTAATGCTACAATTTCAAGATATTTCTTTCGAAGATGGTATTTCCGATAGTAGAGTGGGTAATGTAATTCAAGACAAGGAGGGATTTGTATGGCTAACTTCAAGATTAGGAATAGATAAGTATAATGGTCAAACCATGAAGTCATATCAATTTTTACAAGAAAAACAGGCTGAAATTAATACATTAATACAAAGTGATAAAGGTAATATTTTGGTAGCCACAACTAGAGGACTTTATTTTTTAAATACAGAAAAAGACAAATTTGATTTATGGCAATCGCAAGATTCAGTTTTAAACAATCATCTAGACTCTAATATTCATACCATTAATCAATTAAAAGATGGTAAATTTATTTGTAGCTCTGCTACTGGATTTGTGTTTACATTGTCTTTTGAGGAAAGAGATAGTACAACTACTCATCAATTTCTAAAATTTCCTAATGGTTCAACTGAAAATTATGGAACGGCACTATTTCAAGATAAAAATGAAGTGGTTTGGATGGGTACTAGCCGTGGCGATTTGTGGGTCTATAAAGGTGATGGTTTTAAACCCACTAGCTTTACTAAATCTAATAATAAGGTCTATATTAATGATATAGTTGTTGATGAAATTGGTGAAATTTGGATCGGCACTAATGGTAATGGACTTTTTCAATATAATCCAGATTTGCATCGCATTAAACACTATATGTCTTCCAATAGCAATACTTCGCAGAGCATAAATAACAATATGATACTTTGTCTTTATGCAGATACAAAGAATAATATATGGATTGGTACAGATGGAGGTGGACTTAACCTTTATAGTAAAACAAATAATAAATTTTCTTATTTTCAGAGTGATAGTTATAGTAAATATTCAATTTCGGATAACGCCATACTCGATATAAGTCCTGGACAGGATAATGTAATATGGACAGGCACAGTGCATGGAGGAATTAGTTATTTCAAAAATAACATGACTCTTTATAATATACCGCCTTCCAAGTTAGGAATTGATCAAAAAGACAAACAGGAATCACGCATTTTACAGGCTAACGATGGTGATTTATGGCTTACTGCTGGTAGAAACGGATTAAGAAGATATAATCCCAAAACGGGTAAATTATCTCTTTTTACCGATAATCCAGAAGATGAGAGTGATTTGAGCGGAAGTAATATACTATCCTTGTACGAAGATGATCAAGGCCGAATTTGGATAGGTACACTTTATGGAGGTCTAAATATCTTCAACCCTAAAACAGATAAATTTTTAAAGGCTGAAGACTGGCACAAACCTAGAGCTATTTTTACCATAACACAAGACAAAGATGATTATATCTGGGTTGGCAGTAATACTGGGATAGTCGTTTATAATGCTGATTTAAAAATAATAGAGAAATATGATATAAATGCTAACCTAGGTCTTACTAGTAACGTGATTACTTCTTTTTATAAAGATGTAAAAGATGAAATGTGGATTGGTACCGCCGCAGGGCTAAATGTATTTCAACAAGGCAGATTTAAATCTTATTTACCTATTCAAGGAGATAGTAATTCTATAAGTGGGAGCCGCATACTTAGCATAGCCGAAGATGATAATCTTTCCGTTCTTATAGGTACTAATGGTTACGGATTGAACCGCTATATTAGGAGTAGTGACACCTTTAAAAGGATAGGTAAAAAAGAAGGTTTAGAAGCTACTTTTATTAGAGGTATTTTACAGGATGATGAAAAGAATATATGGTGTAGTACTAATTTAGGATTAAGCAAAATTTCGCCAGATGGTAATGTGATGAACTTTAACACTTATGATGGGATCACACCTTTTAAAAATAGCAAGGCATCATACGGTTTTAATGGATATATCTACACCGCCAATTCATTTGGATTAACCTACTTTAAGGCGAATGATTTAACTAATAACCATTCCTTAAATCCGAATGTGTTTTTTACTAATATATCACTAATCAATAAAAAAGGAATAGAAGTAATTCCATTTAAGAATTATTTAAAAAATGAATTGGAAATTAATCAACTTATTTTACCCGCAGATAATGTAATGCTTACTTTAGGTTTTGCCACATCAAATTATTGGGATCCTAAAAAAAATACGTATACCTACAAACTTGATGGATTTCATAAACAGTGGCAAACTATTGGCAATCAGCAAATACTTACCTTTTCAAACTTAAAACCAGGAGACTATAGGCTTCAGATAAAAGCTCTTAATAATGAGGGTATTGAAAGTACACATATCGCTTCACTGAACATTACAGCTTTGCCTTCTTTTTGGGAAAAACCTTGGGTAATAAGGTCGTTATTTTTACTTGGAATTGCAATGGTATTTGGCTTATTTAAATGGAGAATGTCATTTATTAATTTCCAAAAAAGAAAACTTGAACTTATGGTAAAACGAAAAACAGAATTAGTAGAAACACAAACTAAAAAAATCTATAAGAATAACTTAGACTTGTTAAATGCAGAAAAGGCCAATCAGGAATTATCGCAACGGCAACTCGAAAATGAACTTAATTTTAAAACTGATGAGTTAACTAATCATACCTTGAGAGAAATTCATAAAAACAAATTGCTAAGTAAAATAAAGAATGATATTGCAAAAGAGGCAAAACAGAATAATAATAATAATAATCTAAAAGCAATTGTAAACCTTATCGATGATAGTTTAAACTTAGATAAGGATTGGGATGATTTTTATAATTTATTTCAACAGGTACATCCTTCGTTTATTTCAAATTTAAAGAAAAATTGGCCCAATATTTCAGATAGGGAATTGAAGTTATGTGCATTAATACGTTTAAATTTTTCATCGCAACATATTGCCACACTATTTGGCATTTCAGAGAGCTCAATTAAAGTAGCACGTCACAGGTTAAGAAAAAAATTGGAAATTGAGGAAAATCAGAGTTTTCAAGATTTTTTTGAGCGTTTGATGTTAGAAGTGTCTACCTAA
- a CDS encoding glycoside hydrolase family 16 protein, producing MKSITINLFKITLVSATICIGLASCSSSNIEDEIIKEEPQLKFKLIYEDEFNGDAYDTNYWSSYQTQSWSSAWNHYVVPNDAYLAEVKDGNLHLRARWNLDSNTPETGAIQTKDKFSFKYGKMEVKAKFASAGNGGWPAIWLMPQNPVYEGWPKGGEIDVMERLNTDAFVYQVMHQSDGENKHISSSKTPQISTTEYNTYGVVKLPNKIELYVNGKLTLTHEPKGVNKDSWPFETDFYIILNYACADQGQSGINFWPGNVNSTDNFPYEMAIDYVKVWKLVE from the coding sequence ATGAAATCAATTACAATTAATTTATTTAAAATCACCTTAGTATCTGCAACAATTTGTATTGGACTAGCTTCATGTTCGAGCAGTAATATTGAAGATGAAATTATAAAAGAAGAGCCTCAATTGAAATTTAAATTAATTTATGAAGATGAATTTAACGGAGATGCTTATGACACCAACTATTGGAGTAGTTATCAAACACAGAGTTGGTCGTCTGCTTGGAATCATTATGTGGTGCCTAATGATGCCTATTTGGCAGAAGTTAAGGATGGCAACTTACACCTTAGAGCGAGATGGAATTTGGATTCAAATACACCAGAAACAGGTGCTATTCAAACCAAGGATAAATTTAGTTTTAAGTACGGAAAAATGGAGGTAAAAGCCAAATTTGCAAGTGCAGGTAATGGTGGCTGGCCAGCCATTTGGCTAATGCCTCAAAATCCAGTTTATGAAGGATGGCCCAAAGGAGGCGAAATTGATGTTATGGAACGCCTCAATACGGATGCATTCGTATATCAAGTAATGCACCAATCTGACGGTGAAAATAAACATATCTCGTCAAGTAAAACACCTCAAATATCTACTACGGAATACAACACATATGGCGTTGTTAAATTACCTAATAAAATTGAATTATATGTCAATGGTAAATTAACCTTGACACATGAGCCTAAAGGTGTAAATAAAGATTCTTGGCCGTTTGAGACCGATTTTTATATTATTCTTAATTATGCCTGTGCTGATCAAGGGCAATCGGGTATTAATTTCTGGCCTGGTAATGTTAATTCAACTGATAATTTTCCATATGAAATGGCAATTGATTATGTCAAAGTATGGAAACTTGTGGAGTAG
- a CDS encoding RagB/SusD family nutrient uptake outer membrane protein, protein MKKLYKHIFILSLLVVGLSACNDDFLDRAPLSDVTPDFYLKSEADLAAYAISNYSFPSHGGWSAGTFTYDNGTDNQASTGASNLWVPGQYRVGTSGGSWYFGTIRNLNYFLDVVLPRYEAGEISGNEANVRHYIGEIYFLRAYEYFNRLQSVGDFPIITTILPDVKEELIEVSKRRPRNEVARFILSDLDKALEMLTNIDGNKNRINPMVAQLFKSRVALYEGTWLTYHKGTAHVPGGPGWPGANKDYLSGFNIDIDSEIDFFLTEAMNAAEVVASNAPLTPSNGNTEGRDVFDNPYYAMFGDLDMSGYSEVLMWRDYDEDLVSHHTMHYLNNGANTGYTKGYVDSYLMKNGLPIYASGSGYNGDDYIEDVLDDRDDRLRLFTKEPGDVITYINGETFEEIPGLFEISENRAVTGYSIKKGIYPDADMLTGANPTVTGAIVFRASEAYLNYIEADYVKNGSLDGNSVSYWGQLRERAGMPADYSITVAATDLSQENDWAKYSQGSLVDPTLYNIRRERRSEFIAEGMRLDDLKRWRSLDQVSDYVIEGFKVWGPMKEWYKDDDGNSQLKAEPDASPNVSPQSNSMYIRPYQIVQANNNFYNGYNWNPAHYLSPIAFNHFLITSESGDAGNSVIYQNPGWLVEAGSSAQ, encoded by the coding sequence ATGAAAAAATTATATAAACATATTTTTATTTTAAGTCTACTAGTGGTTGGTTTATCCGCTTGTAATGACGACTTTTTAGACAGGGCACCCTTGTCTGATGTAACACCCGATTTTTATTTAAAATCGGAAGCCGATTTAGCAGCGTATGCTATTTCTAATTATTCTTTCCCTTCACATGGCGGTTGGAGTGCAGGTACTTTTACATATGATAATGGTACTGACAACCAAGCTAGTACTGGTGCTAGTAATCTATGGGTTCCTGGGCAATACAGAGTGGGTACAAGTGGGGGCTCTTGGTATTTTGGGACTATCCGAAATTTAAACTATTTTTTAGATGTTGTTCTTCCAAGATATGAAGCTGGTGAAATCAGTGGAAATGAGGCAAACGTAAGGCACTATATTGGCGAGATTTACTTTCTAAGAGCTTATGAATACTTTAATAGGTTGCAAAGCGTTGGAGATTTTCCAATTATTACAACCATTTTGCCTGATGTAAAAGAAGAGTTGATAGAAGTTTCAAAAAGAAGACCAAGAAATGAGGTTGCTCGTTTTATTTTGTCTGATTTGGACAAAGCTCTTGAAATGTTAACAAATATTGATGGGAATAAGAACAGAATAAACCCAATGGTAGCACAGCTTTTCAAATCTCGTGTTGCCTTATATGAAGGTACTTGGTTAACTTATCATAAAGGAACGGCTCATGTACCTGGTGGACCTGGGTGGCCTGGTGCAAATAAAGACTATTTATCTGGTTTTAATATTGATATTGATAGTGAGATAGATTTCTTTTTAACCGAAGCAATGAATGCCGCAGAAGTTGTTGCAAGCAATGCTCCGTTAACTCCAAGTAATGGAAATACAGAAGGAAGAGATGTTTTTGACAATCCTTATTATGCCATGTTTGGTGATTTAGATATGTCTGGTTATTCCGAAGTGTTGATGTGGAGAGATTATGATGAAGATCTTGTTTCACATCATACAATGCACTATTTAAATAATGGTGCCAATACCGGATATACCAAAGGTTATGTAGATAGTTATTTAATGAAAAATGGCTTACCTATTTATGCAAGCGGTTCGGGTTACAATGGAGATGATTATATTGAAGATGTACTTGACGATAGAGATGACAGATTGCGTTTATTTACTAAAGAACCTGGTGATGTTATTACTTATATAAATGGAGAAACCTTTGAAGAAATACCTGGTCTGTTTGAAATTTCAGAGAATAGAGCAGTGACTGGATATTCAATTAAAAAAGGTATCTATCCTGATGCTGACATGTTAACAGGGGCAAACCCAACTGTTACTGGTGCTATAGTGTTTAGAGCTTCTGAGGCTTACCTAAACTATATTGAAGCTGATTATGTGAAGAATGGAAGTTTAGATGGAAACTCAGTAAGTTACTGGGGTCAATTAAGAGAAAGAGCGGGAATGCCAGCTGATTATAGTATTACCGTTGCTGCAACTGATTTATCTCAAGAAAACGATTGGGCCAAATATTCTCAAGGTAGCCTAGTAGATCCTACGCTTTATAATATTAGAAGAGAGCGAAGATCTGAGTTTATTGCAGAAGGCATGCGTTTGGATGACCTAAAAAGATGGAGATCTTTAGATCAGGTTTCTGATTATGTAATTGAAGGTTTTAAAGTTTGGGGTCCGATGAAAGAATGGTATAAAGATGACGATGGCAACTCGCAATTAAAAGCAGAACCAGACGCTAGTCCTAATGTTTCGCCACAATCAAATAGCATGTATATTAGGCCTTATCAGATTGTTCAAGCAAATAACAATTTCTATAACGGATATAACTGGAATCCTGCTCATTATTTAAGCCCAATTGCCTTTAATCACTTCTTAATTACAAGTGAAAGCGGGGATGCTGGTAATTCTGTTATCTATCAGAACCCAGGTTGGTTAGTTGAGGCGGGTTCATCAGCACAATAA
- a CDS encoding beta-N-acetylhexosaminidase, producing MKKFFYLILAIFPFLGYAQIIPAPTSIEPQQGTFTLDNKTGFKLNGIDTSDSILLTDYLSSIVEEETSVAISRTANNTKNIVFELTKNSINALETESYELNINESEIRIKANSKAGLFYGMQSLLQYIFNYNTQTPIQLPCVAITDKPNVKWRGMLLDVSRHFYTVNTVKVVLDLMAFYKLNVFHWHLADNEGWRLEIKKYPKLTSVGAWRKEIPGSIFYKPDSTYTKKLDGKPYTYGGFYTQKQIKEIVKYAADRNITVIPEIDVPGHSAAALTAYPEFSCEKHEQEAPNSSLWNGVTDTDKINISYCAGQESTFFFLENVFTEVMELFPSEYIHVGGDEVDKSYWAKCSNCQARIKKEGLKDEHELQSYFIKRMAKFLEKHNRKLIGWDEILEGGAPTNATIMSWRGEKGGIAAAKMEKEVIMSPNNRLYFDMPQTDSKDEPYGPTYGINTLETVYNYNIYPKELLPKEKAYIKGGQFAIWTEFIASVEHLEYMLLPRMPAFAENLWSTPENKDFNSFIIRLNQGHYNYWKRNGIRFHTKFYEKEINE from the coding sequence ATGAAAAAGTTCTTCTACCTTATACTAGCCATTTTCCCTTTTTTGGGATACGCCCAAATTATCCCTGCACCAACTTCAATAGAACCACAACAGGGTACTTTTACCTTGGACAATAAAACAGGTTTTAAATTAAATGGAATAGATACTTCAGATAGCATATTACTTACCGATTATTTATCTTCAATAGTTGAAGAAGAAACAAGCGTAGCAATTTCAAGAACAGCAAATAATACTAAGAATATAGTATTTGAACTCACAAAAAATTCTATAAATGCACTTGAAACGGAGAGCTATGAACTTAATATAAACGAATCTGAAATTCGTATTAAAGCCAATTCAAAAGCTGGACTTTTTTATGGTATGCAATCATTGTTGCAGTATATTTTTAATTATAACACGCAAACACCAATACAATTGCCATGCGTTGCCATTACTGATAAACCCAATGTAAAATGGAGAGGCATGTTATTAGATGTGAGCCGACATTTTTATACTGTGAACACAGTTAAAGTAGTGTTAGATTTAATGGCTTTTTACAAATTAAATGTTTTTCATTGGCACTTGGCGGATAATGAAGGATGGCGTTTGGAAATAAAAAAGTATCCAAAATTAACTTCTGTAGGTGCTTGGCGGAAAGAAATTCCTGGTAGTATTTTTTATAAACCAGATTCAACATATACTAAAAAATTAGACGGTAAGCCTTACACTTATGGCGGATTTTACACGCAAAAGCAGATAAAAGAAATTGTCAAATATGCGGCAGATAGAAATATTACAGTTATTCCTGAAATTGATGTGCCAGGGCATTCGGCGGCGGCTCTAACAGCTTATCCCGAATTTTCATGCGAAAAACATGAGCAAGAGGCTCCAAATTCTTCTTTGTGGAATGGTGTTACAGACACTGATAAAATCAATATAAGCTATTGTGCTGGTCAAGAAAGTACTTTCTTTTTCTTGGAAAATGTATTTACAGAAGTAATGGAATTATTTCCGTCAGAATATATTCATGTAGGGGGAGATGAGGTAGATAAATCCTATTGGGCAAAGTGTAGTAATTGTCAAGCAAGAATAAAAAAAGAAGGTCTAAAAGACGAGCACGAATTGCAAAGCTATTTTATAAAAAGAATGGCAAAATTCTTAGAAAAACATAACCGAAAACTCATTGGTTGGGATGAAATTCTTGAAGGTGGTGCACCTACAAATGCCACCATAATGAGTTGGCGTGGGGAAAAAGGTGGGATAGCGGCTGCAAAAATGGAGAAAGAAGTTATTATGAGTCCTAATAACCGCTTGTATTTCGACATGCCCCAGACGGATTCTAAAGACGAACCGTATGGACCAACTTACGGTATAAATACGCTAGAAACAGTGTATAATTATAACATTTATCCAAAAGAGCTTTTGCCAAAAGAAAAAGCCTATATAAAAGGGGGGCAATTTGCTATCTGGACAGAGTTTATTGCTTCCGTTGAACATTTGGAATATATGTTATTGCCACGAATGCCAGCCTTTGCAGAAAATCTATGGTCGACTCCAGAAAACAAAGATTTTAATAGTTTTATTATACGATTAAACCAAGGGCATTATAACTATTGGAAGCGTAATGGTATAAGGTTTCATACTAAGTTTTATGAGAAAGAGATTAATGAGTAA
- a CDS encoding SusC/RagA family TonB-linked outer membrane protein yields the protein MKKIKVFISFLLLLSTISLVAQEKLISGTITDENAEPLPGVNIVIQGTTTGVQTDFEGNYTINTNIGDVLVFTFVGMKTQTYTIKASDATINIVLAEDVSILDEVVIVGFGTKKKVNLTGSVSVVDSKALADRPVTNVAAALQGAVAGMNFSVNNAGGALDNSVSFNIRGSGTIGAGSSGSPLVLIDGMEGNMNTLNPQDIESISVLKDAASSSIYGSRAPFGVILITTKSGKDGKITVNYNNNFRSTSPILQPNMLDSESFATYWNEAAANAGQSPKFSDDVMQKIRDHRAGTLTTETDWNSSSNNWNSYTGGFADNNWFDIFYKDAAASQEHNLSVNGGTEKVNYYLSANYLDQEGLLNYGNDQYDRYSVNSKISAKISEKLKLTYLSRLTRIDYERSSYQSGLFFHNIARRWPTVPLRDPNGNYVYGNEIAHLENGRNKDQNDELVQQLNVQFTPIKNWNIYANMNYKISNSFNHNEFLPIYSYDEDGVASPAALQYVLWASGGSRIYESGYKSNYFSPNVYTDYTLTLNEDHEFKVMAGYQSELTKTRNLGVNRDDVITTSLPTINTSTGDTRGYGGYQHWAIEGYFGRLNYNYKDKYLLEVNGRYDGSSRFLDDKRWQFFPSFSAGWNISNENFYKDSKLSEHVSLLKLRGSYGELGNQNTNNWYPFYPSMGIGVDNGNWLVNGAKPNTAYPPGLVSTLLTWERVTSWNVGLDVRAFNSRLGLGFDVYNRTTFDMVGPAPELPGVLGANPPSVNNTDMESKGFDLEISWRDSYNDFSYGAKFILSDTRQFVTSYPNESGNLNQWYSGREFGEIWGYTTKGIAKSDAEMNDWLAQHNQDRMGSNWAAGDMMYQNLDDDPAINNGSNTLDDHGDLSVIGNSTPRYSYSIDFDANYKGFDFRAFFQGVAKRDVAVGGPYFSGANSNMWQSAGFTNHLDYFRPEDTTSPFGPNTDSYYPRPLFDSGWKNFATQTKYLQNGAYLRLKNIQLGYTIPSNITEKVKISKLRFYVSGENLVTFTKMSDIFDPETTGGDWGNGKIYPLSKVISAGLSLTF from the coding sequence ATGAAGAAAATTAAAGTTTTTATTAGCTTCCTCTTACTATTAAGCACTATAAGCTTGGTTGCACAAGAAAAGCTAATTAGCGGAACAATTACCGATGAAAATGCTGAGCCTTTGCCAGGTGTAAACATTGTCATTCAAGGTACAACTACTGGAGTACAAACTGATTTTGAAGGTAATTATACCATTAACACTAATATTGGTGATGTACTTGTTTTTACGTTTGTGGGTATGAAAACTCAAACCTATACAATAAAAGCTAGCGACGCTACAATAAACATCGTATTAGCAGAAGATGTTAGTATATTAGATGAAGTAGTGATTGTAGGTTTTGGTACAAAGAAAAAAGTTAATTTAACTGGATCAGTCTCAGTCGTTGATAGTAAAGCCTTGGCTGACCGACCTGTTACTAATGTAGCTGCGGCTTTACAAGGTGCAGTTGCAGGTATGAACTTCTCGGTAAACAATGCTGGTGGTGCACTTGATAATTCAGTGAGTTTTAATATTAGAGGTTCTGGTACCATCGGTGCGGGCTCTTCTGGTTCTCCATTAGTATTAATTGATGGTATGGAAGGTAACATGAATACCTTAAACCCACAAGATATAGAAAGTATATCTGTTTTAAAAGATGCAGCTTCATCTTCTATTTATGGTTCTAGAGCTCCTTTTGGAGTTATACTTATTACCACTAAATCAGGGAAAGATGGTAAAATTACCGTGAATTATAACAATAACTTCAGATCTACAAGTCCAATATTACAACCTAATATGCTAGATTCAGAATCATTTGCTACTTATTGGAATGAAGCAGCTGCTAATGCTGGACAATCTCCAAAGTTCTCAGATGATGTGATGCAAAAAATTAGAGATCATAGGGCGGGAACTTTAACTACAGAAACTGATTGGAATAGTTCTAGTAATAATTGGAACTCATACACAGGTGGTTTTGCTGATAACAATTGGTTTGATATTTTTTATAAAGATGCAGCAGCTTCACAAGAGCATAATTTAAGTGTAAATGGTGGTACAGAAAAAGTGAACTATTACTTGTCTGCAAATTATCTAGATCAAGAAGGTCTACTTAATTATGGTAATGATCAATATGACCGTTACTCCGTAAATTCGAAAATAAGTGCGAAAATTTCTGAAAAATTAAAATTAACATATTTAAGCCGATTGACAAGAATAGATTATGAAAGATCTTCTTATCAAAGTGGTTTATTTTTCCATAATATCGCCAGAAGATGGCCTACAGTACCGTTAAGAGATCCTAATGGCAATTATGTCTATGGTAACGAAATAGCTCATTTAGAAAATGGTAGAAACAAAGATCAGAACGATGAATTAGTACAACAATTAAATGTTCAATTTACCCCAATTAAGAATTGGAACATATATGCCAATATGAACTATAAAATTAGTAATTCATTTAATCATAATGAATTTTTACCAATTTATAGTTATGACGAAGATGGTGTCGCTTCTCCGGCAGCGTTGCAATATGTTTTATGGGCATCAGGTGGTTCAAGAATATATGAAAGTGGTTACAAGTCTAATTACTTTAGTCCTAATGTTTACACAGACTATACTTTAACCTTAAATGAAGATCATGAATTTAAAGTAATGGCTGGTTACCAATCAGAATTAACTAAAACACGTAACTTAGGTGTTAACAGAGATGATGTAATAACTACAAGTTTACCTACTATTAATACTTCTACTGGAGATACTAGAGGTTATGGTGGTTATCAACATTGGGCTATTGAAGGTTATTTTGGTAGATTAAATTATAACTATAAAGACAAGTATTTATTAGAGGTTAATGGTAGATATGATGGTTCTTCACGCTTTTTAGATGATAAAAGATGGCAGTTTTTCCCTTCCTTTTCTGCAGGTTGGAACATTTCTAACGAGAATTTCTACAAAGACAGTAAGCTTTCTGAACACGTTAGTCTTTTAAAGCTTAGAGGATCTTACGGTGAGTTAGGAAATCAAAATACGAATAACTGGTATCCATTTTATCCTAGTATGGGTATTGGTGTAGATAATGGTAATTGGTTAGTAAATGGTGCAAAACCAAATACTGCATACCCTCCAGGACTTGTAAGTACTTTATTAACTTGGGAAAGAGTTACTTCTTGGAACGTAGGTTTAGACGTGAGAGCATTTAATAGCAGATTAGGTTTGGGCTTCGATGTTTATAACAGAACTACTTTTGATATGGTTGGGCCTGCCCCTGAATTACCTGGTGTTTTAGGAGCTAATCCTCCAAGTGTTAACAATACTGATATGGAATCAAAAGGTTTTGATTTAGAAATAAGTTGGAGAGATTCTTATAACGATTTCTCTTATGGTGCTAAATTCATTTTATCAGACACTAGGCAGTTTGTAACTTCTTATCCAAATGAAAGTGGAAATTTAAATCAATGGTATAGCGGTAGAGAATTCGGTGAGATTTGGGGATATACCACGAAAGGAATAGCTAAATCTGATGCTGAAATGAATGATTGGTTGGCACAGCATAATCAAGACAGAATGGGTTCTAACTGGGCTGCTGGTGATATGATGTACCAAAATTTAGACGATGATCCTGCAATTAACAATGGATCTAATACATTAGACGACCATGGTGATTTATCAGTTATTGGTAATAGTACACCTAGATATAGCTATAGTATTGATTTTGATGCTAACTATAAAGGTTTTGACTTTAGAGCATTTTTCCAAGGTGTGGCAAAGAGAGATGTAGCTGTTGGTGGTCCTTACTTTTCAGGTGCCAATTCAAATATGTGGCAATCAGCTGGTTTTACAAATCATCTAGATTATTTCAGACCTGAGGATACTACAAGTCCATTTGGACCAAATACAGATTCTTATTATCCGAGACCACTATTTGATTCTGGTTGGAAGAATTTTGCTACCCAAACGAAATATTTACAAAATGGTGCGTATTTAAGATTAAAAAATATTCAATTGGGTTATACTATTCCATCTAACATCACAGAAAAAGTAAAAATTTCTAAATTAAGGTTTTACGTATCAGGTGAAAACTTAGTAACGTTTACAAAAATGAGTGACATTTTTGATCCAGAAACTACAGGAGGCGATTGGGGTAATGGTAAAATTTATCCTTTATCCAAAGTAATTTCAGCTGGTCTTAGTTTAACTTTTTAA